One segment of Stappia sp. 28M-7 DNA contains the following:
- a CDS encoding DNA alkylation repair protein → MSAAKATGRGIKDIDPDRLARLNAGEIEAATLTECLAVDFAVLMRHVLPEIGAGALGEMERGAATGISKRMSLAARVIGDEFGTAALDRLAHHRSDTARGWACFMIGAAEMPLAERLTAIRPYADDPHFGVREWSWMAVRPHLATELAGAIAQLAEWTAAPSERIRRFSSEAIRPRGVWCAHIGALRAEPELALPVLEPLRADPAAYVQNSVGNWLNDAGKDRPDWVKALCARWSAESSRPETARICKRALRSITPAL, encoded by the coding sequence ATGAGCGCGGCAAAGGCCACCGGGCGCGGCATCAAGGACATCGATCCGGATCGCCTCGCCCGCCTCAATGCCGGCGAGATCGAAGCCGCAACGCTGACCGAATGCCTGGCGGTCGATTTCGCCGTCCTGATGCGCCATGTCCTGCCGGAGATCGGAGCGGGCGCGCTCGGTGAAATGGAGCGCGGCGCCGCGACGGGCATCTCGAAGCGCATGTCGCTCGCCGCGCGCGTGATCGGGGACGAGTTCGGCACTGCCGCCCTCGACCGGCTTGCACACCATCGGTCGGACACCGCGCGCGGCTGGGCCTGCTTCATGATCGGCGCGGCCGAGATGCCGCTTGCCGAAAGGCTCACAGCCATCCGCCCCTATGCGGACGACCCGCATTTCGGCGTGCGGGAATGGTCGTGGATGGCGGTGCGTCCGCATCTGGCCACTGAGCTTGCCGGCGCCATCGCGCAGCTCGCCGAGTGGACCGCGGCGCCTTCCGAGCGTATCCGCCGTTTCTCCTCGGAGGCGATCCGGCCGCGCGGCGTATGGTGCGCGCATATCGGCGCGCTCCGGGCAGAGCCCGAGCTTGCGCTTCCGGTTCTCGAGCCGCTCCGCGCGGACCCTGCCGCCTATGTGCAGAACTCGGTCGGCAACTGGCTGAACGATGCCGGCAAGGACCGGCCCGACTGGGTCAAGGCCCTGTGCGCCCGCTGGTCCGCCGAAAGCTCGAGGCCGGAAACGGCGCGCATCTGCAAGCGCGCCCTCCGCTCGATCACTCCTGCCCTTTGA
- a CDS encoding DUF6616 family protein, giving the protein MTHYLAELYTPKPAWLALPETERQQFFAAIGAAMPALSALGVEALALGKVDQTKAHAAPQTFFAVWRCPDDAALGALVDGIAQSGWHDYFETINAGGEATDFPGHLAQLAETAQR; this is encoded by the coding sequence GTGACCCACTATCTTGCCGAACTCTACACGCCGAAGCCCGCCTGGCTGGCGCTGCCTGAGACTGAACGCCAGCAGTTCTTCGCCGCCATCGGCGCGGCCATGCCGGCCTTGTCGGCGCTTGGCGTCGAAGCTCTTGCCCTCGGCAAGGTCGACCAGACCAAGGCGCACGCCGCGCCGCAGACATTCTTTGCGGTGTGGCGATGCCCGGACGACGCGGCGCTCGGCGCGCTGGTCGACGGCATCGCGCAATCGGGCTGGCACGACTATTTCGAGACGATCAACGCCGGTGGCGAGGCAACCGACTTTCCCGGGCATCTTGCGCAGCTGGCTGAAACCGCCCAGCGCTAG
- a CDS encoding DUF2332 domain-containing protein codes for MTIDADSGALSSRYRRFAVREASGRSPLYEQLTMSLSNDAEVLSLIAALPQPKQQPNLLLAAYRHLFGVPANYSEFRQVLVDRFDAVRSIMLERSTQTNEPGRCAVLLPVLASLPQPLALLEVGASAGLCLFPDRYGYEYPSRSLRPSAEAKPHPVFPCRASATVQLPDTLPQIVWRAGLDLNPLDAGDPDEAAWLETLIWPEQEERRNRLRLALDIVAEKRPTIVKGDLLGPEFEALCRQAPQDATLVVFHTAVLAYVPRNDDRMRFANRASALSDVWICNEAPSVMPHFGFAAADAPSQGAFLLSVNNRPAAWTDPHGAWIETTRDSTSSSKEAARLH; via the coding sequence ATGACTATCGACGCGGATTCGGGTGCGTTGTCCTCCCGCTACCGTCGTTTTGCAGTCCGTGAGGCGAGCGGACGGTCTCCGCTGTATGAGCAGCTCACCATGAGCCTGTCGAACGATGCAGAAGTTCTCAGCTTGATTGCGGCCCTCCCTCAACCGAAGCAGCAGCCCAACCTGCTTCTCGCCGCCTATCGACACCTCTTCGGTGTCCCGGCGAACTACAGCGAGTTCAGGCAAGTTCTGGTGGATCGCTTCGATGCGGTTCGCTCCATCATGCTGGAGCGCTCGACGCAAACAAATGAACCGGGACGGTGCGCCGTGCTCCTGCCGGTTTTGGCCAGCCTGCCTCAGCCTCTGGCGCTTCTGGAGGTCGGAGCGTCCGCCGGGCTTTGCCTCTTCCCGGATCGATACGGATACGAGTACCCCTCACGAAGCCTCCGGCCGTCGGCGGAGGCTAAACCTCATCCCGTGTTCCCATGCAGGGCTTCCGCGACTGTCCAGCTCCCTGACACGCTTCCGCAGATCGTTTGGCGGGCCGGGCTCGATCTGAACCCGCTGGACGCTGGCGACCCAGACGAGGCCGCATGGCTCGAGACGCTCATCTGGCCCGAACAGGAAGAGCGCCGCAACAGGCTTCGTTTGGCACTCGATATCGTGGCGGAGAAGAGACCGACGATCGTAAAGGGTGATCTCCTCGGACCGGAGTTCGAAGCCCTGTGCCGTCAAGCTCCGCAAGACGCCACGCTGGTCGTCTTTCATACCGCCGTGCTCGCCTACGTCCCACGCAACGACGACCGCATGAGATTTGCCAACCGGGCTTCCGCGCTGTCAGATGTCTGGATCTGCAACGAGGCACCGAGCGTCATGCCGCATTTTGGCTTCGCCGCCGCAGACGCTCCGTCGCAAGGCGCCTTCCTGCTGTCGGTAAATAACCGACCTGCGGCGTGGACCGACCCGCACGGCGCCTGGATTGAAACGACCAGGGATTCAACGTCCTCTTCCAAGGAGGCTGCCCGGCTTCACTGA
- a CDS encoding WYL domain-containing protein, with protein MILENDRSELRWGVEQRLEFIEFRLFWEGYVNRSDLMEKFGVSVNQASTDLNRYIGFAPDNMVYDKSARTYVRGSEFKPQFLEPDASRYLAQLQSVADGILDREDAWIANLPPYAAAPTPVRGVNSATLRSVVGAIRRSEAVEVKYQSLSSPEPRWRWIAPHAIAFDGFRWHTRAFCQTDDCFKDFLLSRMLEIRGSGESDKSAGDDHDWLAEITLEVGPHPDLSETQAKVIALDYGMRGGKAKIKVRRALLYYALKRLGLDTAPEARTPQDQQIVLINRDEIFSGIGAAGAPEDSK; from the coding sequence GTGATTTTGGAGAACGACCGGTCGGAACTTCGCTGGGGTGTCGAGCAGCGCCTCGAGTTCATAGAGTTCCGCCTGTTCTGGGAGGGATACGTGAACCGCAGCGATCTGATGGAAAAGTTCGGGGTCTCGGTGAACCAAGCGTCCACCGACCTGAACCGCTACATCGGCTTCGCGCCGGACAACATGGTCTACGACAAGAGTGCGCGAACCTATGTACGAGGCTCCGAGTTCAAACCGCAGTTCCTCGAGCCTGACGCGAGCCGCTACCTTGCACAGCTGCAATCGGTCGCTGACGGGATCCTCGACCGCGAAGACGCCTGGATCGCCAATCTCCCGCCTTACGCGGCCGCCCCTACACCGGTTCGTGGGGTCAATTCGGCAACGCTTCGTTCGGTCGTTGGCGCCATCCGCCGGTCCGAGGCGGTCGAGGTAAAGTACCAGTCCCTGTCCAGCCCCGAGCCGCGCTGGCGCTGGATCGCCCCCCATGCCATCGCGTTTGACGGCTTCCGATGGCACACTCGGGCGTTCTGCCAAACCGACGATTGCTTCAAGGACTTCCTGTTGTCGCGGATGCTCGAGATCCGAGGCTCGGGCGAAAGCGACAAATCGGCCGGCGACGATCACGACTGGCTTGCCGAGATTACGCTGGAAGTCGGTCCCCATCCCGACCTCTCGGAAACACAAGCGAAGGTAATCGCGCTCGATTATGGCATGCGCGGCGGCAAGGCGAAGATAAAGGTGAGACGTGCGCTCCTCTACTATGCGCTCAAACGCCTCGGTCTAGATACCGCCCCCGAAGCGCGCACGCCCCAGGACCAGCAGATCGTGCTTATCAATCGCGACGAGATTTTCAGCGGCATTGGAGCAGCTGGCGCTCCGGAGGATTCAAAGTGA
- a CDS encoding DUF262 domain-containing protein, translating to MGKQAAFKTNPVSLEELLRQCGNGKIQLPDFQRSWVWDEERIKGLIASISQAFPVGALMTLEVKLGAADTFARRPIQGADAAVGHDAPDQLLLDGQQRMTSLYQTCLRREVVQTVTPRLKLVKRWFYIDIRKAMKPAEDRENAIICVPEDRRIKSDFDRKIALDLSTPELEYKNLMFPLNQVFDWDEWQDGFNEYWLDNDPETRKLFKPFKDEVLQNFKAYQLPVIALGPDTSHEAVCLVFEKVNTGGKPLDAFELVTAMYAARGHRLRDDWLGADGQPGLQTRLQLFGRAAEQKFGVLEKVAATDVLQSIALLHGVETRAAEIAAGRRESELSAVRATRQSLLDLPLEAYLKHRAAVEEGFKTAAKFLRQNHIYRVIDLPYQGQLVPFAAILAIIGPRFDHAAVKDQLARWFWCGIFGELYGSAIESRFAKDVLEVPAWLDGGPEPSTITDGRFRPERLRTLRTRLSAAYKGIHALLMAEGARDLRSGQYFKDTVFFDEYIDIHHIFPQDWCNKQKIEPKVFDTVINKTPLSYKTNRILGGVAPSVYLERLGTGGKDNPPIAREALDDYLASHGLDPSLLRADDFEGFMADRETRLLAMISKATGHAIIRADSVPEEGEDVLQDDEGFDVPSPDTEEAA from the coding sequence TTGGGTAAACAAGCGGCATTCAAGACCAACCCGGTCAGCTTGGAAGAGCTTCTCCGTCAGTGCGGAAACGGTAAGATCCAGTTGCCGGATTTCCAGCGCAGTTGGGTGTGGGACGAGGAACGGATCAAGGGGCTGATCGCCTCGATCTCGCAGGCCTTTCCGGTCGGCGCCTTGATGACGCTCGAGGTGAAGCTTGGTGCGGCTGACACCTTCGCACGCCGACCAATCCAAGGGGCAGACGCCGCAGTTGGCCATGATGCGCCGGATCAGCTCTTGCTGGATGGCCAGCAGCGCATGACCTCGCTTTATCAGACCTGCTTGCGCCGCGAGGTCGTGCAAACGGTCACGCCTCGCCTCAAGCTCGTGAAACGCTGGTTTTACATCGATATTCGAAAAGCAATGAAGCCGGCTGAGGACCGCGAAAACGCCATTATCTGTGTACCCGAGGATCGGCGGATCAAGTCGGACTTCGACCGGAAGATCGCCCTCGATCTCTCCACGCCGGAACTCGAATACAAAAATCTCATGTTCCCGCTGAACCAGGTTTTTGACTGGGACGAATGGCAAGATGGCTTCAACGAATACTGGCTCGATAACGACCCGGAGACACGCAAGCTTTTCAAGCCGTTCAAGGATGAGGTCCTTCAGAACTTCAAGGCCTACCAGCTGCCCGTGATCGCATTGGGCCCCGACACTTCCCACGAGGCCGTCTGTCTGGTCTTTGAGAAGGTAAACACCGGCGGCAAGCCGCTCGACGCATTCGAGCTTGTGACCGCGATGTATGCAGCCCGCGGCCATCGCCTGCGGGACGACTGGCTCGGCGCCGACGGGCAGCCGGGGCTCCAGACGAGGCTTCAGCTCTTTGGGCGGGCAGCCGAACAGAAGTTCGGCGTGCTGGAAAAGGTCGCCGCCACAGATGTGCTACAGTCGATCGCCCTCCTGCATGGGGTTGAGACCCGCGCGGCCGAAATCGCCGCCGGGCGCAGGGAGTCGGAGCTGTCCGCAGTCCGGGCCACGCGTCAGTCACTCCTCGACCTGCCGCTGGAGGCCTACCTGAAACACCGCGCTGCGGTCGAAGAAGGGTTCAAGACTGCGGCGAAGTTCCTCCGGCAGAACCACATCTATCGGGTCATCGACTTGCCCTATCAGGGCCAGCTTGTCCCCTTTGCCGCGATCCTCGCCATCATCGGGCCGAGGTTCGACCACGCTGCAGTGAAAGACCAGCTCGCCCGCTGGTTCTGGTGCGGCATTTTTGGCGAGCTGTATGGCTCGGCCATCGAGTCCCGATTTGCCAAGGACGTGCTCGAGGTTCCCGCGTGGCTTGACGGTGGACCCGAACCCAGCACCATCACCGATGGCCGCTTCCGCCCGGAGCGACTGCGCACCCTGCGCACTCGCCTGTCGGCTGCCTACAAGGGCATCCACGCTCTTCTGATGGCCGAAGGCGCGCGAGATCTTCGCTCCGGCCAGTACTTCAAGGACACGGTATTCTTTGACGAATACATCGATATCCACCACATCTTCCCGCAGGACTGGTGTAACAAACAGAAGATCGAGCCGAAGGTCTTTGACACCGTCATCAACAAGACGCCGCTCAGCTACAAGACCAACCGCATTCTTGGCGGCGTAGCACCATCGGTCTACCTGGAACGACTGGGAACAGGCGGAAAGGACAACCCGCCGATCGCCCGCGAAGCGCTTGACGATTATCTGGCGTCCCACGGGCTGGATCCCTCCTTGCTAAGGGCGGATGACTTCGAGGGATTCATGGCGGATCGGGAGACGCGGCTCCTTGCCATGATTTCAAAGGCAACCGGGCATGCGATCATCAGGGCAGATTCCGTGCCGGAGGAAGGCGAGGACGTTCTCCAGGACGACGAAGGCTTCGATGTTCCAAGCCCGGACACAGAGGAGGCCGCCTGA
- a CDS encoding DEAD/DEAH box helicase — protein MKAFEFDHQLIRAYEHFSRSFSAIRAPDLKSEIDAQYDAGKFWPDALLSLNPRFMAGPTVDELVATGDLDDGTGKVFRFGTTPLRFHRHQAEAIAKAKQGKSYVVTTGTGSGKSLCFFVPVVDAIIRARRAGKPRRTTAIIVYPMNALANSQMKEIDKFIAGSGLPDELKPVVKRYTGQESREERERIAANPPDVLLTNYMMAELLLTRQDDLDSKVVSNASGLEFIILDELHTYRGRQGADVAVLVRRLRDRCSPDKEPICIGTSATMASEGSDESRALAVAKVASRLFGTDIGPDAVIDESLQRATDDALKTEHVLGALKTALTQPLPDALDDETLKRHPFSVWAELELGLDDGLELRRKKPIPFEEAVEKLSLASAVDAETCRDYLEKFLTRVSLPEHERGGTKDGAFLAFKLHRFISGAGEVFTTLTARPRRILLEGQLEDPEAPGNRLYPTRFCRNCGQEYHVVTKVDDDGRLRFLPRSIDDTPLDTEEDEVAGYLCPVTPGDTDFQFTGELEGYPESWREEKNGIERLRGYRKNRMPVSYVVGADGRHGAGGNDFWFIPGKFAFCLCCHDEPTQGMRERSKLAGLSGEGRSSATTLLVASALEWMNKPGSGVPETKRKLLGFTDNRQDAALQSGHFNDFLFVSLLRGAILRAVIAAGSGGLAEDEFGLQVVKALGFTAANKEARQHWLLDSNAGAIIREDAQRSLAKVLAHRVWTDLRRGWRFTNPSLSVLNLIDVNFLGLEEISEDRERFMAIHPALGDLGLEQRQAILKAILSAMLEGLAVQTEALDLPVLDGVAQKSRMLLQAPWAIDQKENPRARSSLVLRAGSKNVVTLREEQTLLRAGPNSRIARLVNRKSVLGTKLNKDEYYEFMEGMLAFLSDEGLLVPVELDSDVTGWRLSPSAVRLVPGPALDDETHRGNRYFHDLYTAIASDLGDGRSSYWGLEGREHTAQVSQKQREWREWRFRFEQDDMDHLAASEYRTEIRATGESDRFLPALFCSPTMELGVDISALNAVYLRNVPPTPANYAQRAGRAGRSGQAAVVVTYCASGSPHDQYFFERRNDMVAGVVRPPALDITNEELVRSHLHAVWLAEAKLALSPDIPEILDLHGDKFPLKEDVLAVISKPALVSQARGPMARVLKQILASDGGQTPIWMDDPDEFVLHTTMNAPKEFDRAFDRWRELYSSARTQLAEANKRSEITGLSGADRRKIKAAQMQAQDQIAILEQGKASNGSDFYSYRYLATEGFLPGYNFPRLPLYAFVPGEGKTGSFLSRARFLAISEFGPRSLIYHEGRAYRVMKAKLPPEVRQGDGSELATKDIYICSNCGASHEGEVERCHGCNNHMAGEVPIKKTLRIDNVEAAPTERITANDEERVRQGFDIQTVFSWPKKDGRVQVTNAKFVCGETSLLALQYANSAEISRLNKGLKRRKDQTVFGFHIDPRSGYWAKSDDEDSDTDVPPDVVKPVRIVPIVRDRKNALLFRFEKPEQYEPETITTVQHALLRGVEVVFQLEESEILGEPLPARDNRRAILAYEATEGGAGVLTRLIDDGKAINEVAKTALGLMHFENVDAAIAAGDADLLQEKKDGSCVRGCYRCLLSYFNQPDHELINRSSPEVTQFLIDLARGTISLAAKPTAGTVASPWLEAFSASGIPQVDTMPASFGGREFEFVWRAFAVAATTADLTAEAEADAMNKGWVVFGLPSAPSEGLPDGFMKNFEG, from the coding sequence ATGAAAGCGTTTGAGTTCGACCATCAATTGATCCGTGCTTACGAGCACTTTTCGCGTTCATTCAGCGCAATTCGAGCACCCGACCTGAAATCCGAGATCGATGCCCAGTACGACGCCGGAAAATTCTGGCCGGATGCCCTCTTGTCTCTGAACCCACGCTTCATGGCGGGGCCGACGGTCGATGAACTCGTCGCCACGGGTGATCTCGACGACGGCACGGGCAAGGTTTTCCGGTTTGGCACTACGCCTCTTCGCTTTCATCGGCACCAAGCCGAGGCCATCGCAAAGGCGAAGCAAGGAAAGAGTTATGTCGTCACGACCGGTACGGGTTCGGGGAAGTCTCTGTGCTTCTTCGTGCCGGTTGTCGACGCAATAATCCGCGCGCGGCGCGCAGGAAAGCCGCGCCGTACGACGGCAATCATCGTTTACCCCATGAACGCACTGGCAAATAGCCAGATGAAGGAGATTGACAAGTTCATCGCCGGTTCCGGTTTGCCCGATGAGCTCAAGCCGGTGGTCAAGCGCTACACCGGTCAGGAAAGCCGTGAAGAACGCGAGCGCATCGCTGCCAATCCGCCCGATGTTCTCCTGACGAACTACATGATGGCAGAACTGCTTCTAACGCGTCAGGACGACCTGGACTCGAAAGTCGTCTCGAACGCGTCCGGTCTCGAGTTCATCATTCTCGACGAACTCCATACCTATCGCGGGCGCCAAGGTGCCGACGTCGCGGTCCTCGTTCGACGCCTGCGGGACAGGTGCTCGCCTGACAAGGAGCCAATCTGCATCGGGACCTCGGCAACGATGGCCTCCGAGGGATCGGACGAGAGCCGCGCACTTGCTGTCGCGAAGGTAGCGTCGCGTCTTTTTGGCACCGACATTGGCCCGGACGCGGTCATCGACGAGTCCTTGCAGCGCGCGACCGATGACGCCCTGAAGACCGAGCACGTCCTTGGCGCTTTGAAGACGGCCCTGACTCAGCCATTGCCGGACGCACTCGATGACGAAACCCTGAAGCGCCATCCGTTCTCGGTGTGGGCCGAACTCGAACTCGGATTGGACGATGGGCTTGAGCTTCGCAGGAAGAAGCCTATCCCTTTCGAAGAAGCCGTTGAAAAGCTTTCTCTGGCCAGTGCGGTCGACGCCGAAACCTGTCGAGACTATCTCGAAAAATTCCTGACCCGGGTAAGCCTGCCGGAGCATGAGCGCGGCGGCACGAAGGACGGAGCCTTTCTCGCCTTCAAACTCCACCGGTTCATCTCTGGTGCCGGTGAAGTCTTTACGACGCTCACAGCCAGGCCGCGTCGGATCCTTCTTGAAGGGCAGCTCGAGGACCCCGAAGCCCCTGGAAACCGCCTCTACCCCACGCGGTTCTGCCGAAATTGTGGCCAAGAATACCATGTCGTGACCAAGGTAGACGATGATGGGAGATTGCGCTTTCTGCCCCGAAGCATCGACGACACGCCGCTCGACACTGAAGAAGACGAGGTTGCAGGGTATCTCTGTCCGGTGACGCCCGGCGATACTGACTTTCAGTTCACTGGCGAGCTTGAGGGTTACCCCGAAAGCTGGCGAGAAGAGAAAAACGGCATTGAACGGCTGAGAGGGTATCGCAAGAATCGTATGCCGGTGTCCTACGTCGTGGGTGCTGATGGTCGCCACGGAGCGGGCGGAAACGATTTCTGGTTCATCCCGGGAAAGTTCGCGTTCTGCCTGTGCTGCCATGACGAACCGACGCAGGGGATGCGAGAGCGCAGCAAGCTGGCGGGGCTGTCCGGCGAAGGGCGAAGCTCGGCAACAACCTTGCTGGTCGCCAGTGCCCTGGAGTGGATGAACAAACCTGGCAGCGGCGTTCCCGAGACGAAGCGGAAGCTTCTAGGGTTCACGGATAACCGTCAGGATGCAGCCCTGCAGTCTGGCCATTTCAATGACTTCCTGTTCGTGAGCCTGTTGCGCGGAGCCATCCTTCGCGCGGTCATTGCTGCTGGCTCAGGTGGGCTCGCAGAAGACGAGTTTGGCCTGCAGGTGGTGAAGGCGCTCGGCTTTACTGCCGCCAACAAAGAGGCGCGCCAGCATTGGCTGCTGGATTCAAATGCTGGTGCCATCATTCGTGAAGATGCCCAGCGGTCGCTCGCAAAGGTTCTCGCCCATCGTGTCTGGACGGACCTGCGTCGCGGTTGGCGCTTCACCAACCCCAGCTTGTCTGTCCTGAACCTGATCGACGTGAATTTCCTCGGCCTCGAGGAAATATCTGAAGATCGCGAGCGCTTCATGGCCATCCATCCAGCGCTGGGAGACCTCGGCCTCGAGCAGCGGCAGGCAATTCTCAAGGCGATTTTGTCCGCGATGCTCGAGGGCCTGGCTGTTCAGACCGAAGCCTTGGATCTGCCTGTCCTCGATGGCGTGGCCCAGAAATCCCGAATGCTGCTTCAGGCACCTTGGGCGATTGACCAAAAGGAAAATCCGCGAGCGCGGTCCTCACTTGTCCTGCGCGCGGGCAGCAAGAACGTCGTCACGCTGCGTGAAGAGCAAACACTTCTTCGGGCAGGTCCCAATTCGCGGATCGCGCGTCTCGTGAACCGGAAGTCTGTTCTCGGCACGAAGCTGAACAAGGATGAGTACTACGAGTTCATGGAAGGGATGCTTGCCTTCCTGAGCGACGAAGGGCTGCTGGTGCCTGTCGAACTCGATAGCGATGTGACGGGCTGGCGCCTGTCACCATCTGCGGTTCGGCTTGTGCCTGGACCGGCCCTCGATGATGAAACCCACCGCGGCAACCGATATTTCCACGACCTTTACACCGCGATTGCCAGTGACCTTGGCGACGGGCGTAGTTCCTACTGGGGGCTAGAGGGACGCGAGCACACGGCTCAGGTTTCGCAGAAGCAGCGAGAATGGCGTGAATGGCGGTTCCGTTTCGAGCAGGACGACATGGACCATCTCGCGGCCTCGGAGTACCGAACGGAAATTCGGGCAACGGGCGAGTCAGACCGGTTCCTGCCCGCGCTATTCTGCTCTCCGACTATGGAACTCGGCGTTGATATTTCCGCCTTGAACGCCGTCTACCTGCGCAACGTACCACCCACGCCGGCGAATTACGCGCAGCGCGCTGGGCGTGCCGGTCGCTCGGGCCAGGCCGCGGTTGTCGTGACCTACTGCGCCTCGGGGTCTCCGCATGACCAGTATTTCTTTGAACGGCGCAACGATATGGTGGCCGGTGTCGTGCGGCCGCCGGCGCTCGACATCACGAATGAAGAGCTGGTTCGATCGCACCTACATGCGGTGTGGCTTGCGGAAGCAAAACTGGCGCTTTCTCCCGACATCCCAGAGATTCTGGACCTTCACGGGGATAAATTCCCGCTGAAGGAAGACGTTCTGGCGGTCATCTCGAAACCCGCTCTGGTTTCGCAGGCACGGGGACCGATGGCGCGTGTCTTGAAGCAGATTCTGGCGTCCGACGGAGGGCAAACCCCGATCTGGATGGACGATCCAGACGAGTTCGTTCTTCACACGACCATGAATGCCCCAAAGGAGTTTGACCGTGCCTTCGACCGTTGGCGCGAGCTTTATAGCTCTGCCAGGACGCAATTGGCTGAGGCGAACAAGCGTTCGGAGATCACGGGGCTCTCGGGAGCCGACCGGCGCAAGATCAAGGCTGCGCAGATGCAAGCCCAGGATCAGATCGCCATCCTCGAACAAGGCAAAGCCTCGAATGGCTCCGATTTCTATTCGTATCGGTATCTGGCGACTGAGGGCTTCTTGCCCGGGTACAACTTCCCGCGCCTGCCGCTCTACGCGTTTGTCCCAGGCGAAGGTAAGACGGGGTCATTCCTGTCAAGAGCTCGGTTCCTGGCCATTTCCGAATTCGGCCCGCGCAGTCTGATCTATCATGAGGGCCGCGCCTACCGGGTCATGAAAGCCAAATTGCCGCCCGAGGTGCGTCAGGGCGACGGATCGGAATTGGCGACCAAGGATATCTACATCTGCTCCAACTGTGGTGCATCGCATGAGGGCGAGGTCGAGCGTTGCCATGGGTGCAACAACCACATGGCGGGTGAGGTCCCCATTAAGAAGACCCTGCGCATCGACAACGTCGAGGCCGCCCCGACTGAGCGCATCACGGCGAACGATGAAGAGCGCGTTCGGCAGGGCTTTGACATCCAGACCGTCTTCTCCTGGCCGAAGAAGGATGGGCGGGTCCAAGTGACCAACGCCAAATTCGTCTGTGGCGAGACCTCCCTCTTGGCCCTGCAGTACGCCAACAGCGCGGAAATCAGCCGTCTGAACAAGGGCTTGAAGCGCAGAAAGGACCAGACTGTCTTCGGTTTCCACATCGATCCAAGGTCCGGCTACTGGGCGAAATCCGACGACGAGGACAGCGACACGGACGTTCCGCCCGACGTGGTCAAGCCGGTTCGCATTGTCCCGATTGTTCGCGACAGAAAGAATGCCCTGTTGTTCCGCTTTGAAAAGCCTGAGCAGTACGAGCCCGAGACTATCACGACGGTTCAGCATGCGTTGCTGCGCGGAGTTGAAGTGGTTTTCCAGTTGGAAGAAAGCGAAATCCTCGGCGAACCGCTGCCCGCGAGGGACAACCGTCGCGCAATCCTTGCCTACGAGGCAACGGAAGGCGGCGCCGGCGTACTCACGCGCCTGATCGATGACGGAAAAGCAATCAACGAGGTGGCGAAGACCGCACTTGGTCTAATGCACTTCGAGAATGTGGATGCTGCGATTGCTGCGGGTGATGCGGATCTTTTGCAGGAGAAGAAAGACGGAAGCTGTGTTCGCGGCTGCTACCGTTGCCTGCTGTCCTATTTCAACCAACCGGACCATGAGCTGATCAACCGCTCTAGCCCAGAAGTTACGCAGTTCCTGATCGATCTTGCACGCGGCACGATTTCCCTTGCTGCGAAGCCGACCGCTGGAACGGTGGCATCACCATGGCTTGAGGCATTCAGCGCATCAGGCATTCCCCAAGTCGATACGATGCCCGCGAGCTTTGGTGGGCGCGAATTCGAGTTCGTTTGGCGCGCATTCGCGGTTGCCGCGACGACCGCTGACCTGACTGCAGAAGCTGAGGCAGATGCGATGAACAAGGGCTGGGTCGTTTTTGGATTGCCTTCAGCGCCGTCAGAAGGGCTTCCAGATGGCTTTATGAAGAATTTTGAAGGTTGA